cgtgtctcggaatactcTCAGACAGTTATTGTCACAAaatgtcccccaaatgctgctcctcccGTGAGGGTAAAAAGCTGCATTTTCCCTAGCTAAAAATAGCGGTATCCCTTATGCTATTGTCAGAAATAGGTTGCAACGGGTTAGACTTCAGAGGACACTTGGTATTGGATGACAAaatgggcgtgcatctaattaggctGGTTTCTGGACATTAGTGGGCCAGTTACCAAAATGGACAGAAGTATTCAATACTTTTGAGTAATACTATTTATTATCATGGATAGTGAGTTAAGCCTGTAAGGGAACAGCAGTTATTGCCTGAAGAAAGCAACTCACTGtacataataatgataataacaaattAATACTCAATTGgtgaataatattgttattggtTTGCTGAATCAACGGGGTGTTAAATGACTTGAAACTATTATTGCTCCATTCTcaacttgcacaaatcccataatacacctcttttagaTCTagattttgcataatcattgtttgcaatttcttctgggacatgaagatgtcgcaaaagaaagcgaaaaacaatgcctatgaaAATTGTTTGGGCAGTAAAAGGTGTAttgtgggatttgtgcaagtagagattGTTGTTTAATCAACCCTTAGATTTTCAGTGTAAagtctcctcacaatttcaacgaaatgtgagtgagaatgaagattactatcagcttaagaggtgtgatcttgatataacaccacaTTCTCAtcactacccaacaaagaactcTATGGTACTGGTCAGGAGAATGAGGGTTTCAATCATGGGATTGAAAGGTTTAAGAAAATATTATCGGCTTcttttggtctttaaatgggCATGCCTAATAATTACGTTACATTGTAATGCTTTTGTATAACCATCAGAACAATAATTAAAGACAGATAGAATGCTCTGTTATTTCCCACTTGAAGCATTTTGTCCTTGTAACACATCTGTCAGCTCTGgttaatttttcttcaaattaagGCACCTTTAATCCTTTCCATCCTTAGAGTGGAACTTAAACGGTTTAACGTCGATTAACTTTGCACACACAAATCCccaatctttgaaaaaaaactctCCTAGGTGGCCATGGTAATGCATGTAGTGTTGGAACGATAGAAAATCATTAATTATATCAACTCTAAACTGTCAATAGCTAGCTAAAACATTACCAAAGACCATTGTTATTACCATCTAAATCAAAGTAGCTGTCCATATCATTTCCCGTCTCTGCCCATGGATGCTCTTCTTCATACATCAGGGGTGGTGAAGGTGGCATGTTGAACACAGAATGTGCTGCATCTGTTAAGGTTGTCGGAGATGGTGTTCCTAGGTTTTCACGAGGTGGAAGCAATCCGATTCCTCTAATTGTTAAGTCTAAGTCAGGTTCAATTTCAAAGTTGTCATCATGATGATCTGTGCTATCGTTGGATGGTGAGGGGCTCAAGCATATTGGTGTTGTTAATCCAGATGGGTCGATTGTTGATGGCACTGAACTTTCAAATGCGATGCCATGTGCATCTGCTATCTCCCTTATGCTTTGATCAATTTCATCATTTGTAAGCACTGTCATCCAACTGAATTCTTCTTTTATTCCACCAGAAAATGGTGCAATTTCTTCCTCCAAAAACATGTCTTCTTCATCACTCTCCCTTTCCACTTTTATTTTGACTCCCCtaaatttcttttttgcatGTGGTTTAATGTCATGTTTGAGACTATCAGATGATCTTTTATTTGACACCTTTTTACATGGCTTTGAAGAACTCTTTTTGGATGGCTTTTGGGTATTAACTCCTCTTCTGCGCTTGAAAACACCATCTACAAACATGTCTGCGTATGCAGGGTCAATTTTCCAAAATCCGCCCTTTCCTGGCTCATTCTTGTTTCTGGCGACTTTCACAAAGCACTTGTTCAGTGAAAGATTGTGACGGATtgaattctgaaaaaaaaaaacaacaacaataacattatCATGTGTGCATAACCCAAAAAGTAGTAAATCATGGACCTCTTTGACCTGACTTAACTATAGATTCTCTTTTCAATGTggtggtgattttttttttcaaacatagCCAAAGATGTTTATTCCAGTtttattaattataatttattgtaTGAGAACCAAGGTAGTAAACTAGTTGCTCAAACTAGCTGCAAGAACTCCCTTTCTACAAGAACTTGCCACTCAAATGCTAGGGCATCTGACAGGTGTACAGAGGTTGCAGTGAATCCTGGgtaggactctgatttttcagttgtcctttcgcccATTGCCAAACAACTAGTTTACTATCTTCCTCATGGCCACATTACACCTAAACCATCTACAGTTGGAAGAAAAGTTTTTGAGGAGGTTATTAAGGACATTgcgtactattgttattgcgcatatgttctgtgcatctcaagatactcgggtttcctattggtgagcATCACCAATACAAGGATGTTTTTACGTGATGTAAAGCTATCCGGaggaagtagatcttagtaattactcttggtatccaaaaagaaaattgggggtaaccatgcatttttgagagataattaagtttcaatttgagaacaaatgccatacattgctttgtatttcaaagctttttacaaatattattcatcagttatctttgaaaaatgtgtggttatccccaattttctttttgaattttaagatctaaatttGCTGCATAATCATAACCGGGGCAAAATACTTAAAGACATCTATCTTGGATCACATTAATTGGTGATTTATTGCTAGATCAGCAGCCACTGCCCTGTTTTTCCATTCCATGAAAGACAATTGTCTTGTAGTTTAAGCCCAGTGGTGCCACAATAAGGCTTTTTCTTCTTGCAGGTATATTATGTTTAGTAATGAttctaaaataatgtttttgtcATTATCACCCTCATATAGTTTCACATTGATTAAACTAATAATTATCATCATGGTAGTGTTCCTTCCTGTCTCAATAGTCTTGAATTTTCCTGAACACCACTAATGGATAAAGGTGccattatgataattatttcaCTCAAggattttacaaaaaatttaattttattgtgTTAAATTATGCAATAGGTACAGTACAATGACCAGTGGAATTACACTACAAAGCTGACAGATAAACAGCTTTCCCTGAGGCACCTGTAGGGAGTTTTAATTTCACTCCTTCTTCCTGTACGTAAAATACAACTCTGTAGAGTCTTCTCAAATCAACCTAAGAACTAACCaaacaaaaaacctaaaaacTATCCAAAAAGAGTGCAGGTCTTTATAGACGAAAAGACATTGATATTCTTCTTATTTGTGTCTACACAACTACATTCCATATATAATATTCTTGCACAACTGCTATTCTGACACCAGAGGGATTCCATTACAAAAGTCAGATAAATAGCTTTCCCTGGCAGCTGAAGAAATTATTAGTTAAAAATGTTTGCATGCAAaggtttttttgtgaaattcaaggGAAGTTGATCCTTGTTGCTATGCAAATTAATCAGAGTAAAAATAACCTGACAAATAAACACCTTGTTCACTGTCATTCCCATTGCATAGCGATATGTTTGAACACTAACAAAAAAACTTTGATTTAAGATGTTGTTGTAGAGTTAAAAATTGATTATGATTACATTGTATTTATCATTTATCATTCCCTATGTGTACCTTAAGATAATACAGAGTTTTTTGACTTGAGAACGTGAATCAAACATACTATCTTGAAATGACTTATGGCATTACAATGGGTTGTTCTATTAATAGTTGCAATGTTTTTACTTCAAACAGTTTGTGGTCAGGATTATCTGTTATCTTACTGCAGAAAAAAGGAATTTGCAGCTTTGTCGTCTAGCAGCCTTAACTCTTCCTTATTAATAAACTCAACAGAAGCCCAATGTGATTTTCTACTCTAATCTGAAAGCTTcaaatttttctcttcttttgatTCCCTGTAGTCTATCAGAAATTAGCTTTTGTGACTTTAGTGCTTGAATTGACTTGGTTTTGCATGAATCAAGTTACCCAGTCTGAGTTTCGTACTTGCTTCTTTAAATACAGGTATACAAAAGAGATGTTTTGGGTGAGCTAATTCCCTAGATATGTTAACACTTTCCCATTCACTTCAAAGTACACATTTTACTTCCAAAGCATGTACTTATAAGAAAAcctttttagaaatatattcTGAgagttttacagtgattttctAAAAGCATACAACTTTATAGGGCATAAAATCTAAGGCTTCAGTTTGCTTTCAATCAGACCACATCTATCAGGGAACTTAGTTGAGTGACCATTAGTTTTTGAAATGCTATAGATGTTACACAAGCAAGTGTAACTTGTTTACATTTAAGTCTCAAGTTAGTCTACAGTTTTTGAGCATGAGTTTGTTTCCGCGAGGGTATAAAATGCCAGCTTGTTCTTTTGTTCAGTGTGCAAAGATCTGGAAAGTATGATTggaaaaattttcttggaagcAGTGCTGTAGGCATCACATTTCTTGAAAACTCTTCATGTCAAGTTGCAGGGTGTTTTTCCTTCCTTGAGGGTCCTTACAAATTTTGAAATCTCTGTCTTGTTTTGCCTGTTGGGATGTTGAAAAGGTGATAGGCTATGTCGTTTCTGTTCCATTCTTTGAAATTTGAAGCCAGGTCTTACGTATGGTTCAGTTGTCACTGCCACTTTGTTATAACCACATTTATTTGGAGATGATCTTCTACCCTTGCACGTACATTCTTCCTTTCTTCTGCAGTTGCAGGTGATGGAGTGGTGTTCATTGAGAGGATCATTTTGTTGTGGGTACAAATACTGCTTTTATGTTAGGCATGCATGAATAGCTAAGTATTATGTctattgatgatcttgttgTGCGATTGTTCTTTGGGAAAGTATTTGTCACCAAGGaggaacattttctttcctagatttatttaataatttgtGAAACATTTTGTCTCTCTATATATAGTAATGGAATACTTTTTTTACAGAAGGTTTACTACAATAATAAAAACTCAGACAGAAAGCATTTATTTTGAGTCACTCCATTACATAAGCTAGGGACATAAAATATTGAGAAAATTAGTACTTTGAGCAAGAAATGTTTGACTGTTTTCCAAAGTAGAAAACTGATATTCCCGTTAATGACAGGGGCACGTGTGGGATTTTGTTTAAGGCTTGCAAAAAAACAATATGATTTTAAGAGCTTATTATTTATCGAGCATGTATCTAATTTaagaaaatctgaaaaattatTACAGCAATGAGGGAGGAGAAAAAGAAATCCTATTTTGAGACATAATTTCCGTTTTTGTTTCCTTCTGAGTTTTTTCAAGATAGTACCTGATGATACATTTAAAAACACAGAAGGGGTCATTTATTTCATGCAGGGATTACGTAAGTTTTCCCTTGTTCTCCTTTTGCAAGCAGTATATATTCTAGTGACCTGAAGGGACAATTTATAAATAGatgaaaacataaaaaattTGCATCAAAGAATCATTAGGAAAAACTGTAAAACTTAAGGCTGTCGGAAAATGACAAGGTAGATGTGGAATGATAAGTTGTCGTTTCGGTTTTCATTTGAGCACCATTGTTCAGAGCACAATGGGTTTCAGTAAGTTCACTAATGTGACTTTCTTTAATATTCACAGAACGAAGCGGAAACAAAAGTCCGCCCCCGATTCTGTAAAACTTTATTTGAATAAGAAAAGGAAAAGTGATGTGATGAcaagtatttttcttttctcttggaAGCTTTActgaaattcaaatttaatATGGCCATTAACAACTTTGAAGCCATTATAAATTTTGATCTCAAAAATGGAGACTTCAAGAGACGTTTTTATTTTACTAGACAGGAAAGCCGCAATAAAAAATAAGTAATGCGAGTATTGTTGTCTAATCCATTTTCATTGCAAACTCTTAAAGGAAATCGGCTGCGACaagagtaaataaaataaattcttgcGTTTGTATACCAAGccataattttaataattttttggcACACAAATTTTGGGACCCTTGGAATACAATATAGAACGTTTGAAAAACGCGAGTTTTCCAAGATCTTTAAAATCTCAAAGAAACTAGCCAAACTAACAACTAGAATTGAGGACAGTTATCGACATGGCAACGTTAACGAAACATCTTTATCGCTGATGGTGTGAACTAATAATAGCATCTGTCTAATAAACATTTTACTACCAAGAATATGTCTAACTCGCTAAATAAACAGCGAACAAGAAGGAAAAATACGTTTTCGCTCCCGGGTTATCATTGTTTGGAAacaggaaaaaagaaatcacgTTACTGCATACCTGCCACGTAGGATCCGCAAGTCTGTAATACATGAAATTCTCTTTGATCCACTTGTAAATGGCACTTAAAGTTATCTTGGTCTTGTTAGTTTCTCTCATGGCCATGCAAATTAATGTGGCATAGGAATAAGGAGGTTTTTGGCTTGCATCGGTTTTGTAATCAATGTTTGGTTCTTTACGGATGATTTCTTGCTTGCATCCATCGCTGATGTCGCTGCGGTCGTCCGAATCACATGAATTGGCCGAAGGGCTGGGTGATGGAACCAAACTTGCCGTCGGTGTGAGGTCCTGTACACTAATACTGTGCAGCCATTGAAGATTGGTTAAACTATCATCGAGCGACGATTTGTCGTCTTCTTCATCCGTAGGGTTTTTAGCTTTCCAATTTGCTGCAAATCTCTCAGCGTATGATTGAACTGCGACCGGCATTTTTTTGTTCATAATATAGACGGAGAACGTGTGTCCTCTAGTACTTGCCAAATATACAGAATGCTGGTTGCGGACTTTTAAAGATTGCGCCACCTGTAGATGAAGTCTAAACTGCTCTTGTCGACGTCTACAATTCCTTTCTTTCCTGCACGTCTTTCTTGCCGTCAAGCTTTGAATGTTCCAGTTGATTTCACACAGTAATCTATTGCGTCCTCTCTCCGGCACGTACTTAGTCGAGTGACTCAGTGTCTGTTTTAATGCAATTTCGAATGCAAAGTACCCCTTGATGTTCCAATCAAGCGATCAACTCGCACGCAATTTTACAACCTTTCGATTGTCTACAAACCCACGAAAACTGCAAAGATTTAGGCATTGCCAAAGGATGAAGTCCTGATCTCGCCGGATAAAATAATTGTTGTGAATTTGTCTGGACTGAAGTAGACAGAGTTCTTTTGCAAAGAAGCGCTTAGATCAAGTCTAGACTCCTACTCGAAAGCCATGCTTATTAAGATTGTGCGGCTTGTTTTAGCTGGTTGACGTCCTCAGGCGACGAAATTGTACCCCTCTCGTGTCCTTTCCCGTTGCGAGTGAGTGCAGGTTACGATCGTAGTAAGTTAGCGAGAATAAATGTAATGAATGAGCATTGTGGACGAGTTTTTGTTCTCGTCCAACTGAATTAATCAAAGTAACAAAGCGATATAAACAACTTTTTGCAATGTCATTGGTGAACTCGTTGCTATGAATTAATTTACATTATCCTTCGACGCCGAATGCgatattttgattggctgttatGTTGCTATGACCCCGGGTTGTTTATGTCCTTCAGCGCATGCGCGAAACTGAGCTCAACTGTGTTGTGTCACGTGCTCGCCCATAGCAACgagaatttttcttttatagtAAGTCAAGGAGTTTCAACTTTGACGGAATATTCGGATGTTTTCTGTATAATAAATTCTGAATTCTGAAGCTCACGCTTTGAAAACAAGAACGTGCTTAACCGAAAACCCGCATAATAAAATTTGACGTAATTTAACCGCAAAGGTGAAAGCGCTTTCCGCTTTAGCGATTCTTCGGATTTCGTAATTTGTTACGGAATGTACAAATACCACCGAATCGGTTTCACTTGAACAGTTTTGTAGGCTCTCCAGATAAACGTTAAGAGATATTTGGTATGATATCAGGCAACAAATGCATCCTTGAACGCTACTTCAATATATATGTTGTGAAGAAGCGATATGTAGGCAGTGACCTGAAATGCGAGTAACATCCGGTTTTGTTATTCTCAAGCTTATAGTATGTAATCATTGAAAAAAGGAGTCAGCTAGGCAGATGATTGCGCCTTTTTGTGTGTTTATTCAACAACAATATCAAACGAAGTCTTAAGACTTTCGGCTGGAACTTTTCAATTTCGTATAAAGAACGAGAACGGACGATATCTGAACGGGCGGATGATGCTACTCGAACCACTTGCAAAATTTCTCTTTGTATTTAATGTACCACGGTTCCTTTTGAGCACTTTTTCATGATGACGATAGGTTTTCTTATGTCTTCAGACCTacttatttataatttattaatGCTCTCTCTTCTGGATTCGTGTAAAGTTCACTTCCCATGCATAAATTAATTTCGGGAAGCACTCCATGAGATACCTCGGGCCAGAACTTTGAAGCCATCTACCAGCTGAAGAAGGAAATTGTCAATCGCTAAAGACTTTTATCACAAAAATCCGCAAGCGCGACTTGAGTAAATTCTTAAAGAACGAGCGTTGTAATTGCTGCCTTTTCGATTTTTAACTGTTCTTGCACATGCACAGTTCTACTTTTATTATgtaaaatatcttttaaatattttacatgaattttatttattttattttttgtgtcCCCTATCAGTAGAAGGATTTATTCCTTCGGTTTGTTTTATATCCTGACACAGAAAGAAAGTTTACTTACTTAATGATAATAAGAGTAACACCCAATGTGTTTTGAAAGTTAAACACGGAAGGGTAAAAGTAAAGTCGCACACGAGCCGCTGAGACTCACCGCAGTTCCAACGGGGCTTATCCCGGTTTCAAATTGCATGAAGCGATAGAGAGTATTGCGACTTTCCCCCTGGGCGGGACACACTGAGTTAAAAATGCTTTATCTCAACATTGGAAAGAGAATATTGTGAATTAAACAGCATTTAAACAAGGAAGAATATTTCCGTGAAGTTTGCCTGTTGCACGTCTGTTTTTCCAGAGAACATTTGCAACTTGCAGAAATCAACTAAAAATAGttttaattacttttgtttGGTTAACTGGATAAGTGCACCAGTGCCAGAAAGATGGCAGGTGTCTTGGTTAGCATGTGATGTGATCTAGTATGTCAGAAGTTGTTTTTATTAAACGTAAAATAGGAATCGCGGAGGAGTTTCTTTTTGGAGCCATTGTGACTGTACTAATCATTAAAGAAAGCAACCTTTTCTGTCATAATCCGTTCCTTTCTCGACAACGACAACGATAAAAAATATCAATGCAATCCGAATAAGAGCTGCCCAGCGGGTAATATTAATTTGCAGTCTTATTTGGTCTGATTGTCAAGGACATAGCGTTTATTTGTGAACAGGCTGCAGCTGACATTCTTTGTTAGGACTGAATTACCTTCAACAAACTAAAGCTCAAGTTTGTTCAgggttgttgttatttttggtGACGACAGAAAGTGTTTACGCGGACGTGTTTGCCAATGCTGATATGTAAAACGGTTTTTCTGTTTTCGAACTTCGCCAGGTGATGTGGTTAAACTCTCTAGTCGTTCTGGCACCAGAATTTGCATTATATCGCGTGACATAATGCTATTTCAATGCGACCTCTAGAAATGGCATGGAACATCATGATCGTCAACTGTCTCTTGTTAGGAGGGGAAAAGGAAGGGAGCCTGGTtcagagagagggagagaggaTGAGATAGTGGGAGAGAGGGGTGGGGGAAGAAGGTAAATCCGAGACACAGGCCAAACTCCTAAGAAGCTGATTTgtgccccccttcccccccacaGGTCCACTCCTCGggaattcaattttttttatatttgttgCTGAACCAGGAAAAGTGATCCCGGCGAACACGTGTAGTATTTATGCAAGAAAACGTAAGGCTAGTTGcaccattgtgggtcgcttccttcctgtgtggttttgtttttttttttttttttcagattcgacgcgaattgagccattatcagttcctcggttgtcaagggttataataaaataccaaggctgaacactgaattctcacGAGCCCACTAAATGGATTCAAATATTCCTGGCTAAAATGTCAGTTCCCACTGTTACAGTTCCACCGTAGAATTCAAGGCAAAGGttattctttcatttcaatccg
The genomic region above belongs to Montipora capricornis isolate CH-2021 chromosome 8, ASM3666992v2, whole genome shotgun sequence and contains:
- the LOC138060585 gene encoding forkhead box protein J1-B-like, with protein sequence MNKKMPVAVQSYAERFAANWKAKNPTDEEDDKSSLDDSLTNLQWLHSISVQDLTPTASLVPSPSPSANSCDSDDRSDISDGCKQEIIRKEPNIDYKTDASQKPPYSYATLICMAMRETNKTKITLSAIYKWIKENFMYYRLADPTWQNSIRHNLSLNKCFVKVARNKNEPGKGGFWKIDPAYADMFVDGVFKRRRGVNTQKPSKKSSSKPCKKVSNKRSSDSLKHDIKPHAKKKFRGVKIKVERESDEEDMFLEEEIAPFSGGIKEEFSWMTVLTNDEIDQSIREIADAHGIAFESSVPSTIDPSGLTTPICLSPSPSNDSTDHHDDNFEIEPDLDLTIRGIGLLPPRENLGTPSPTTLTDAAHSVFNMPPSPPLMYEEEHPWAETGNDMDSYFDLDGNNNGLW